In the Anaerosporomusa subterranea genome, one interval contains:
- a CDS encoding YlmC/YmxH family sporulation protein codes for MMKTSDLRAKEVINTIDGKCLGHITDIEINVETGKLTAIVVPGNGRFLGFFGRNEEIIIPWDKINKIGLDVILVETTASVDYERLDR; via the coding sequence ATGATGAAGACAAGCGATCTTCGGGCAAAAGAAGTGATCAACACTATCGATGGCAAATGCTTAGGACATATTACCGATATAGAGATCAACGTAGAGACAGGAAAACTGACGGCGATTGTAGTTCCCGGCAATGGGCGATTTCTCGGCTTCTTTGGCAGAAACGAAGAGATTATTATTCCATGGGACAAAATTAATAAGATCGGTTTGGATGTTATCTTGGTCGAAACAACGGCCTCAGTCGACTACGAGCGCTTAGATCGATAA
- a CDS encoding YlmC/YmxH family sporulation protein, which produces MRLSDMTGKEVINIADGARLGIVEECDLGFDSRTGKIESLLLPGRGGLLQLFGECKGAVIPWQSIRRIGDEVIITDMSDSADRGLMGIRHDR; this is translated from the coding sequence TTGCGTTTAAGTGATATGACGGGGAAAGAAGTAATTAATATCGCCGATGGAGCTAGACTAGGAATTGTTGAAGAATGTGATCTTGGTTTCGATTCAAGGACAGGCAAAATCGAATCCTTGTTGCTGCCGGGACGCGGTGGTTTGTTACAACTATTCGGTGAGTGCAAAGGAGCAGTTATACCATGGCAGTCAATCCGCCGAATTGGCGACGAGGTGATCATAACAGATATGAGCGATTCAGCCGATCGAGGTTTGATGGGAATTCGTCATGATCGGTAG
- a CDS encoding general stress protein has translation MENNNNSSQMTNQTGPVVTSYAEGQSAGMQASGNTNTQTGMNSQTNMTSQSTMTTQAGGQQAKVASGRQKVVIGIFESKREAEQAVSQLRNQGFSDQEINIVSKQGQNQTEYAEDDISDGALTGGTLGGIGGLLLGAGALAIPGLGPIVAVGPIAAALSGAVMGGVAGGLIDWGIPEEVSRRYENSVRQGGILAVIRTSDSSVNQAASILRQNGAKDVESHASNAQ, from the coding sequence ATGGAAAACAACAACAATTCTTCGCAAATGACAAATCAAACCGGCCCTGTCGTGACCAGTTATGCAGAAGGGCAATCTGCAGGCATGCAAGCATCAGGAAATACGAATACACAAACTGGGATGAATTCACAAACTAATATGACCTCGCAATCGACAATGACAACTCAAGCCGGTGGACAACAAGCCAAAGTTGCTTCCGGCAGGCAAAAGGTAGTTATCGGTATTTTCGAATCCAAACGTGAAGCTGAACAAGCAGTTAGCCAACTGCGCAATCAGGGGTTTTCCGATCAGGAAATTAATATCGTATCTAAACAAGGCCAAAATCAAACAGAGTATGCAGAAGATGACATTAGCGACGGGGCTCTTACCGGAGGTACGCTTGGCGGCATTGGCGGCCTACTGCTTGGTGCAGGCGCTCTAGCCATTCCGGGATTAGGACCAATCGTGGCAGTCGGACCGATCGCCGCTGCATTAAGTGGTGCGGTAATGGGAGGTGTCGCCGGCGGTCTGATTGACTGGGGGATTCCTGAGGAAGTCAGTCGTCGTTATGAGAACAGTGTCCGGCAAGGCGGAATTTTGGCCGTAATTCGTACATCTGATAGCTCTGTTAATCAGGCAGCCAGCATTTTACGGCAAAATGGAGCGAAAGATGTGGAATCACATGCCAGTAACGCACAGTAG
- the dapB gene encoding 4-hydroxy-tetrahydrodipicolinate reductase, with amino-acid sequence MIRVLVCGAYGKMGREVLKAVHKDEHLSVVGAVDVKSEFSDVGDLIGTSKIGVVVGSDLETVIQETRPQVLVDFTRPESVMNNLQIAIRNGVCPVVGTTGLSEADVAAVKQLCKERHVNAIIAPNFSLGAILMMRLAKEAASVFPHVEIIELHHDQKLDAPSGTALRTAELIMETRGQMRQGHPQEVEKLAGARGGETGGIRIHSVRLPGYVAHQEVIFGGLGQTLTIRHDSVSRESFMPGVVLACKKVLTVDGLVFGLENILE; translated from the coding sequence ATGATCCGGGTATTAGTGTGCGGTGCATATGGAAAAATGGGCCGCGAGGTTCTAAAGGCCGTGCACAAAGATGAACATTTGAGTGTGGTCGGTGCTGTAGATGTGAAATCTGAATTTTCCGATGTTGGTGATTTGATTGGAACCAGCAAAATCGGTGTTGTAGTAGGTAGTGATTTAGAAACTGTCATTCAGGAAACCCGCCCCCAAGTATTGGTTGATTTTACCCGTCCTGAGTCAGTAATGAACAATTTGCAAATTGCCATCCGTAACGGCGTTTGTCCGGTTGTGGGAACCACCGGCCTATCTGAAGCCGACGTAGCAGCGGTTAAGCAGCTTTGTAAAGAGAGACATGTTAATGCCATTATTGCACCGAATTTTTCATTGGGAGCCATTTTGATGATGCGCTTGGCCAAAGAAGCTGCCTCAGTTTTTCCGCATGTTGAAATCATCGAACTACATCACGATCAGAAGCTAGACGCTCCTTCAGGGACCGCGCTTCGTACTGCTGAATTAATTATGGAAACCCGCGGCCAGATGCGTCAGGGCCATCCGCAAGAAGTGGAAAAACTGGCTGGTGCCCGTGGCGGCGAAACAGGTGGCATCCGTATACATAGTGTCCGGCTACCTGGCTATGTGGCGCATCAGGAAGTGATCTTCGGCGGACTAGGTCAGACGCTAACAATTCGGCATGACTCAGTTTCTCGAGAATCCTTCATGCCTGGCGTTGTCTTGGCATGTAAAAAGGTGTTAACTGTTGACGGTTTAGTGTTTGGTCTGGAGAATATTCTAGAATAA
- a CDS encoding aspartate-semialdehyde dehydrogenase: MKKPNVAILGATGAVGQEFLKLIAERNFPFNNLKLLASERSAGKQIEVLGKTYTVEEATPDSFNGIDIALFAGGAASKTLAPEAVRRGAIVIDNSSAFRMDPDVPLVVPEVNPEALHSHKGIIANPNCSTIIMVMALKPIHDRAKIKRIVVSTYQAVSGAGKEAIDELTEQVTDILAGRPVQANILPSASLPKHYQIAFNLLPQIDVFLEDGYTKEEMKMVHETHKILNDYSIGITATTIRVPVYRSHSESVNIELASDLSVDETKELLAGFQGVSILDNPAEMEYPMPLFCSDKDDVYVGRIRKDTSVPYGLNLWVVGDQIRKGAALNALQIAEYMIAHQLV; this comes from the coding sequence ATGAAAAAACCGAATGTGGCTATTCTCGGAGCAACCGGCGCCGTAGGTCAGGAGTTCCTTAAACTCATCGCAGAACGTAATTTTCCCTTCAATAATTTGAAACTGTTGGCGTCAGAACGTTCTGCAGGCAAACAAATTGAAGTGCTAGGTAAGACATATACAGTGGAAGAAGCCACACCGGACTCGTTTAATGGGATTGATATTGCGCTTTTCGCAGGTGGAGCGGCCAGCAAGACTCTAGCGCCTGAAGCTGTCCGCCGCGGCGCCATAGTTATTGATAATTCAAGCGCATTCCGTATGGATCCAGATGTGCCACTTGTCGTTCCAGAGGTTAATCCAGAGGCGTTACACTCCCATAAGGGGATCATCGCTAATCCGAATTGTTCCACTATCATTATGGTTATGGCTCTAAAACCAATCCATGATCGGGCCAAGATTAAGCGGATTGTCGTGTCGACATATCAAGCAGTATCAGGAGCAGGTAAAGAAGCGATTGATGAGTTGACTGAGCAAGTGACCGACATACTAGCTGGCAGACCTGTTCAAGCTAACATTCTGCCAAGCGCAAGTCTTCCCAAACACTATCAGATTGCTTTTAATTTACTCCCTCAAATTGATGTTTTTCTTGAAGATGGGTATACCAAAGAAGAAATGAAGATGGTACACGAAACCCATAAGATACTTAATGATTATTCGATAGGTATTACAGCTACGACGATTCGCGTACCTGTATACCGCAGTCATTCCGAATCTGTCAATATCGAGCTGGCTTCTGACTTGTCAGTTGATGAAACCAAAGAACTTCTTGCCGGATTCCAGGGGGTCAGCATTCTTGACAATCCAGCTGAAATGGAGTATCCGATGCCGCTATTCTGCTCTGATAAAGATGATGTTTATGTTGGTAGAATTCGCAAAGATACTTCAGTACCCTATGGATTAAATCTGTGGGTTGTTGGTGACCAAATCCGCAAAGGCGCGGCGCTGAACGCATTGCAAATCGCGGAATATATGATCGCCCATCAGTTAGTATGA
- the dapG gene encoding aspartate kinase, whose amino-acid sequence MRIIVQKFGGTSVASPENRELVVGKIAKAQEQGFQSVVVVSAMGRKGDRYATDTLIDLARGTCKDVNSRELDLMMCCGEIISAVVMAGTLQAAGIDAVVLTGGQAGIMTDNNFSSARIQKIDTARILSLLEMGKTPVVCGFQGITAGGELTTLGRGGSDTTASALGAALNAQMVEIYTDVDGIMTADPRVVDNARILDVISYSEVCQLAHQGAKVIHPRAVEIAMQKSIPLIVKSTFSDMPGTLITNIGKEDGSGALVEDRIAAGVTSLLNIAQIRVKLAASASQEAGFTVFRSMSDNKISVDLINVFPDQIMFTVGQDMMEKAAETLCTLGFEVDVVPGCAKVSVVGGGMREVPGVMASFVEALALNGISILQTVDSNASISVLVRQEFATKAVQALHEKFGLSHP is encoded by the coding sequence ATGAGGATCATTGTTCAAAAGTTCGGCGGTACATCTGTAGCTTCGCCGGAAAATCGTGAACTGGTAGTGGGGAAGATTGCCAAGGCGCAAGAGCAAGGGTTTCAATCAGTCGTTGTCGTGTCTGCCATGGGCCGAAAAGGAGATCGCTATGCGACCGATACACTGATTGATTTAGCGCGCGGCACTTGTAAAGACGTCAATTCTCGCGAGCTGGATTTGATGATGTGTTGTGGAGAAATTATTTCAGCTGTTGTCATGGCAGGCACGTTGCAAGCAGCAGGAATTGATGCTGTTGTACTTACAGGCGGGCAGGCCGGGATCATGACTGATAATAATTTTAGTAGCGCGCGGATTCAAAAGATTGATACAGCTCGCATATTAAGCCTGCTAGAAATGGGTAAGACTCCGGTTGTTTGCGGTTTTCAAGGCATAACTGCCGGTGGTGAATTAACAACATTAGGGCGAGGCGGCAGTGACACAACAGCCTCTGCATTAGGCGCAGCGCTGAATGCGCAAATGGTAGAAATTTATACCGATGTGGACGGGATCATGACAGCTGACCCCCGCGTTGTCGATAACGCGCGTATTCTTGATGTGATCAGCTATAGTGAAGTGTGCCAATTGGCGCATCAGGGCGCTAAGGTCATTCACCCCCGGGCTGTTGAAATCGCGATGCAGAAGAGCATTCCGCTGATCGTCAAATCTACTTTCAGTGACATGCCGGGAACTTTGATCACAAATATCGGTAAAGAAGATGGCTCTGGGGCGTTAGTGGAAGATCGGATCGCGGCAGGGGTAACCTCTCTTTTAAATATTGCGCAAATACGGGTTAAATTGGCTGCTTCTGCATCACAGGAAGCTGGATTTACAGTCTTCCGGTCGATGTCAGATAATAAAATCAGCGTTGACCTCATTAATGTGTTTCCAGACCAAATCATGTTTACGGTTGGTCAGGACATGATGGAGAAAGCTGCCGAAACTCTCTGCACACTCGGATTTGAAGTGGATGTTGTTCCCGGATGTGCGAAGGTATCGGTCGTCGGCGGCGGCATGCGCGAGGTACCGGGTGTTATGGCCTCGTTTGTTGAGGCGCTGGCGCTAAATGGAATTTCCATCTTGCAGACAGTAGATTCAAACGCTTCTATATCCGTACTCGTGCGTCAAGAATTTGCCACGAAAGCAGTGCAGGCACTGCATGAGAAATTTGGGCTATCACATCCTTGA
- the dapA gene encoding 4-hydroxy-tetrahydrodipicolinate synthase, whose product MKSFGRILTAMVTPFHEDGSVNYQAAAALARHLVANGSDGLVVAGSTGEAATMDADEKLRLFATVADAVGDKATVIAGTGSNDTRASIALTRQAEKLGVHGVMLVGPYYNKPTQEGFYQHFKAIAEVTSLPVIIYNVPGRTASNILPETIARLATIPNIAAVKESSGNLDQVSEIVRTTPDDFLVYSGDDSLTLPILSVGGCGIISVAAHAVGVRMHQMVDAYFAGDIAQARNIHLELLPFFKVIFIASNPIPIKTIMKMLGHEVGGFRLPLVPATDKEIVQLQQVMTKLNIR is encoded by the coding sequence ATGAAATCCTTTGGCCGTATTCTTACCGCGATGGTTACTCCGTTTCATGAGGACGGCAGCGTCAACTATCAAGCAGCGGCCGCTCTTGCTCGACATCTGGTGGCTAACGGTTCAGACGGTTTGGTTGTCGCCGGTAGTACTGGTGAGGCTGCGACGATGGATGCAGACGAAAAGCTTCGTCTATTCGCAACTGTTGCGGACGCAGTTGGCGATAAAGCGACAGTCATTGCTGGCACAGGCAGTAATGACACCAGGGCGTCAATTGCCTTAACACGGCAAGCGGAGAAGCTTGGCGTACACGGAGTCATGCTGGTTGGCCCTTATTATAACAAGCCTACTCAGGAAGGTTTTTATCAGCACTTTAAGGCTATTGCTGAAGTAACATCGTTACCGGTCATTATTTATAACGTTCCAGGTCGTACAGCCTCGAATATTTTACCTGAGACGATTGCACGGCTAGCCACTATACCTAATATTGCGGCTGTTAAGGAATCAAGCGGCAATCTTGATCAAGTGTCGGAAATTGTACGAACAACGCCTGATGACTTCCTGGTATACAGTGGAGATGATAGTTTGACATTGCCTATTCTTTCTGTTGGCGGCTGTGGCATTATCAGTGTTGCTGCTCACGCAGTTGGTGTACGCATGCATCAGATGGTTGATGCGTATTTTGCCGGTGATATCGCCCAGGCAAGAAATATTCATCTCGAACTGTTGCCATTTTTCAAGGTGATTTTTATTGCAAGCAATCCTATACCGATTAAAACCATTATGAAAATGCTAGGACACGAGGTTGGTGGATTCCGTCTGCCGCTTGTGCCAGCGACAGACAAAGAAATCGTGCAATTGCAGCAAGTTATGACAAAGTTGAATATTCGCTAA
- a CDS encoding ribonuclease J yields the protein MAKAQKVQIIPLGGLGEIGKNMTVIRYGDDIVVIDSGLMFPEDDMLGIDLVIPDITYLLENRDLVRAIILTHGHEDHIGALPYVMKQLTNVPVYGTRLTLGILNGRLKENGVSANGLIPIKSGDQIQLGSFQVGFIRVSHSIADAVAIYLKTPVGTIVHSGDFKFDQTPVDGKVTDFHKFAELGDQGVLVLLADSTNAERSGFTLSERTVGAVFDEAFRKAKERIIVASFSSNVHRIQQAIDSACKCKRKVAVIGRSMINVVGIALELGYLDVPEGVIIDIDEINNYPPSSIVILTTGSQGEPMSALTRMAMSDHKKVEIMPGDTVIISATPIPGNEKMVARTVDYLFRQGADVIYEKSSGVHVSGHASQDELRLLHNLIRPKFFIPVHGEYRHLKKHAKIAQEIGLPKENIFIAENGHVLEFGPDKGAIVSKVTAGRVLVDGLGVGDVGNIVLRDRKQLSQDGILVVVLTMDKQRACLVAGPDIVSRGFVYVRESEQLMDEAKERVKQALDKCELNQITEWATIKSNVRDSLGKYLYEKTRRRPMILPIIMEV from the coding sequence TTGGCAAAAGCACAAAAAGTTCAGATCATCCCGCTAGGGGGCCTGGGCGAGATCGGCAAGAACATGACGGTGATCCGTTATGGTGATGATATTGTCGTGATCGACTCTGGTTTAATGTTCCCTGAAGATGATATGCTTGGCATTGACTTGGTCATTCCAGATATCACTTATCTTCTGGAGAACCGTGATTTAGTTCGAGCAATTATTTTAACCCATGGCCATGAGGACCACATCGGCGCATTGCCGTATGTAATGAAGCAGTTAACTAATGTCCCTGTATACGGCACCAGACTTACACTTGGCATCTTAAACGGGCGTCTGAAGGAAAACGGCGTTTCTGCAAATGGGCTGATTCCCATTAAATCAGGAGATCAAATCCAACTTGGCAGTTTTCAGGTTGGCTTTATTAGGGTTAGCCATAGTATAGCTGATGCGGTTGCAATCTACTTGAAGACTCCTGTCGGTACAATCGTTCATTCCGGGGATTTTAAGTTTGATCAGACGCCGGTAGACGGTAAAGTAACAGATTTCCATAAGTTTGCTGAACTGGGTGATCAGGGGGTATTAGTTCTGCTTGCTGACAGCACTAATGCCGAACGTTCTGGTTTTACCTTGAGTGAACGAACTGTAGGCGCCGTCTTCGATGAAGCATTCCGCAAAGCAAAAGAGCGTATCATTGTTGCCTCTTTCTCATCAAACGTTCATCGAATCCAACAGGCTATTGATTCGGCTTGTAAATGTAAGCGTAAGGTGGCAGTCATTGGCCGCAGCATGATCAATGTTGTCGGTATCGCACTCGAACTAGGCTATCTGGATGTACCTGAGGGCGTAATCATCGATATTGACGAAATCAACAATTATCCGCCTTCGTCGATTGTTATTCTGACAACTGGCAGTCAGGGCGAGCCGATGTCAGCCTTGACTCGTATGGCTATGTCTGACCATAAAAAAGTGGAGATTATGCCGGGTGACACCGTGATTATCTCAGCCACACCAATACCGGGAAATGAAAAGATGGTCGCAAGAACAGTGGACTATTTATTCCGTCAAGGAGCAGACGTTATTTATGAAAAGTCGTCAGGGGTTCATGTCTCTGGTCATGCTAGCCAAGATGAACTTAGACTTCTGCATAACTTGATCAGGCCTAAGTTTTTCATTCCTGTGCATGGGGAATATCGCCACCTGAAGAAACATGCTAAAATCGCTCAAGAAATCGGTTTGCCGAAAGAAAATATATTCATTGCTGAGAATGGTCATGTGTTGGAGTTCGGACCTGATAAGGGCGCAATTGTATCTAAGGTAACTGCTGGTCGTGTACTAGTCGACGGCCTAGGAGTTGGCGATGTCGGCAATATTGTTTTGCGTGATCGTAAACAATTGTCTCAGGATGGAATTTTGGTTGTGGTGCTAACAATGGACAAGCAACGTGCCTGTTTGGTTGCTGGACCGGATATCGTTTCGAGAGGCTTTGTGTATGTGCGTGAATCGGAGCAACTGATGGATGAAGCAAAAGAACGAGTCAAGCAAGCGCTTGACAAGTGTGAGTTAAACCAAATTACTGAATGGGCCACAATTAAGTCCAATGTGCGTGACAGTCTGGGTAAATACTTATATGAGAAAACCCGGCGGCGACCAATGATCCTACCGATAATTATGGAAGTATGA
- a CDS encoding ClpP family protease: protein MLVSHNDLVNSPNSQSESPETPANEPQKKNKLKKGAVADNIQELGSTDIPTVKSNIHVMTIIGQIEGHMILPPNNKSTKYEHVMPQLVAIEQSNEIEGLMLLLNTVGGDVEAGLAIAEMIASMSKPSVSIVLGGGHSIGVPVAVSATHSFIVESASMTIHPIRLTGLVIGAQSSFDYLEKMQDRVNKFVVGHSSVSDSKWRELLYKTGELSRDIGTSVVGKDAVKYGLIDSVGGISEAMNKLQELVKAKKESKGLKQ, encoded by the coding sequence ATGCTAGTTTCCCATAACGATCTGGTTAATTCCCCAAATAGTCAATCCGAGAGTCCGGAGACACCGGCAAACGAGCCTCAGAAAAAGAATAAACTGAAAAAAGGTGCAGTGGCGGACAATATTCAGGAACTCGGTTCAACCGACATTCCTACAGTTAAAAGCAACATTCATGTGATGACAATTATTGGTCAAATTGAAGGTCATATGATTTTACCACCAAATAATAAATCGACAAAGTATGAGCACGTTATGCCGCAACTGGTAGCAATTGAGCAGAGTAATGAAATCGAAGGCTTGATGCTGTTGCTTAATACAGTTGGTGGCGACGTCGAAGCAGGTCTAGCTATTGCTGAAATGATTGCTAGTATGTCTAAACCATCAGTCTCTATTGTGTTAGGCGGCGGGCATAGTATTGGCGTACCGGTAGCGGTATCCGCCACTCATTCTTTTATCGTGGAAAGTGCAAGCATGACCATCCATCCGATTCGATTAACCGGATTAGTCATTGGGGCGCAAAGTTCATTTGATTATTTGGAAAAGATGCAAGATCGAGTAAATAAATTCGTTGTTGGGCACTCCAGTGTGAGTGATTCCAAATGGCGGGAATTGTTGTATAAGACAGGCGAGTTATCCAGAGATATCGGGACTTCCGTAGTCGGGAAAGATGCAGTTAAATATGGGCTAATCGATTCAGTGGGTGGAATCTCAGAAGCGATGAATAAACTGCAAGAATTAGTCAAAGCCAAGAAAGAGAGCAAGGGGCTGAAACAATGA
- a CDS encoding YlzJ-like family protein produces the protein MILWTIMPEELVFGQESYVDPYEEIEFAGAKMMVEKIAANQCRIVRIISTDPQDYLRSDLQPGVVLTAKNRYELLS, from the coding sequence ATGATCTTGTGGACGATCATGCCAGAGGAGTTGGTATTTGGTCAAGAATCGTACGTCGACCCCTATGAAGAAATAGAATTTGCGGGCGCTAAGATGATGGTAGAAAAAATAGCTGCTAATCAATGCCGGATTGTCCGTATTATTTCAACAGATCCCCAAGATTATTTGCGATCAGACCTTCAGCCTGGGGTAGTGCTGACAGCCAAGAATCGGTATGAACTGCTGTCATAA
- a CDS encoding FtsK/SpoIIIE family DNA translocase: MLKLFSNLSPDTRCEIRGILLIGAGLFTVVSLNSSNIGSIGAILARLLRYAFGAGASFLPLLTVIIGSRYLWSRKPLTYSTRFWSLLGLYIFSLALFHHAMIPVNREILPDSLVPGGGLVGGMLLFVSRNLFGYYGALIVLVAFLLCFLILSASWSLSHTLVTAKERALESVALAKQSLAASRQCAEMEAESEPPFFDQEKLEKKAQMKREPKQAETVAVSLPDKRDETPVVMADLPMSGNRQYIVPPLSLLAKNVKPRSLRMQREVHDNGRLLEETLANFGVGAKIVNTCQGPTVTRYEIEPAPGVKVSRIVNLADDIALKLAASGVRIEAPIPGKAAIGIEVPNKETASVPLRDVLESEPFQKASSPLTVALGKDIAGQPIIADLAKMPHVLVAGATGSGKSVCINTLITSVLFKATPEQVKFILIDPKVVELSNYNGIPHLMTEVVTDPKRAASTLRWAVQEMERRYALFAAASVRDVGRYNEANPEQLLPLIVIIIDELADLMMVSPVDVEDAICRLAQMARAAGLHLVLATQRPSVDVITGTIKANIPSRISFAVSSQVDSRTILDMAGAEKLIGKGDMLFSPQGSNKPIRVQGAFISDSEVEELMTFIRKQGEPVYNEEIPAFEPAVQDQEGNQSFEDEMLEEAVRMVLETGQASVSMLQRKFRIGYTRAARLIDTMEEMKVVGPNIGSKAREIIMTSDQVYARYFKK, translated from the coding sequence TTGCTAAAACTATTTTCTAACCTGTCGCCAGATACTCGCTGTGAAATACGTGGCATTTTATTGATTGGGGCCGGTCTCTTCACAGTGGTTAGTTTAAACAGTTCGAATATCGGCTCAATTGGCGCTATTTTGGCCAGATTGTTGCGATATGCTTTTGGCGCGGGGGCGTCGTTCCTGCCCCTTTTGACTGTAATTATTGGTTCCCGTTATCTTTGGAGTCGCAAACCGTTAACTTACTCCACCCGTTTTTGGAGTTTGCTTGGTCTGTATATTTTTTCATTGGCTTTATTTCATCATGCGATGATACCTGTCAACCGCGAGATTCTTCCTGACAGCTTGGTTCCAGGCGGAGGATTGGTCGGGGGAATGCTGCTTTTTGTCTCGCGTAATCTATTTGGCTATTATGGCGCTTTAATCGTTTTAGTCGCTTTTTTACTCTGCTTTTTAATTCTTAGCGCTTCTTGGTCGCTAAGCCATACACTTGTCACGGCAAAAGAGAGAGCTTTAGAAAGCGTGGCTCTTGCCAAACAGAGTTTGGCAGCCTCCAGGCAATGTGCAGAAATGGAGGCTGAGTCTGAACCGCCTTTTTTTGATCAGGAAAAGCTAGAAAAGAAGGCTCAAATGAAGCGTGAACCTAAACAGGCTGAGACAGTTGCCGTTTCCTTGCCGGACAAACGAGATGAGACGCCTGTTGTCATGGCCGATTTGCCTATGTCAGGAAACCGACAATACATTGTGCCGCCTCTGTCGCTTTTGGCTAAGAACGTGAAGCCGCGGTCGTTGCGCATGCAACGAGAAGTGCATGATAACGGCCGACTGTTAGAAGAGACGCTGGCAAATTTCGGCGTAGGGGCCAAGATTGTAAATACCTGTCAAGGACCGACGGTAACGCGTTATGAGATAGAGCCTGCTCCTGGCGTCAAGGTTAGTCGCATCGTCAATTTAGCAGATGATATAGCGTTAAAACTGGCAGCTTCCGGCGTGCGTATCGAAGCGCCAATTCCCGGTAAAGCAGCGATTGGAATTGAAGTCCCCAACAAAGAGACCGCCAGCGTTCCGCTCAGAGATGTGCTAGAGAGCGAACCGTTTCAAAAAGCAAGCTCGCCGTTGACTGTTGCGTTAGGAAAAGATATAGCTGGGCAGCCCATTATTGCTGATTTGGCAAAGATGCCTCACGTGTTGGTTGCTGGTGCGACTGGTTCAGGGAAAAGTGTTTGCATCAATACGCTAATCACGAGTGTCTTGTTTAAGGCTACACCTGAACAAGTAAAATTCATTTTAATTGATCCGAAAGTGGTAGAGTTGTCCAATTATAATGGCATTCCACACTTGATGACTGAAGTAGTAACCGATCCGAAACGAGCAGCCTCAACACTACGTTGGGCAGTGCAAGAAATGGAACGCCGCTATGCTCTGTTTGCTGCAGCGTCTGTGCGTGATGTAGGACGCTATAATGAAGCGAATCCTGAACAGTTGCTCCCACTGATCGTGATTATTATCGATGAGTTAGCCGATCTAATGATGGTTTCGCCGGTCGACGTCGAAGACGCGATTTGTCGTTTAGCTCAGATGGCGCGCGCGGCTGGCCTTCATCTAGTACTCGCGACGCAACGGCCTTCTGTTGATGTAATTACCGGTACAATTAAAGCCAATATCCCATCGCGAATTTCCTTCGCGGTTTCATCTCAGGTCGATTCACGTACCATTCTTGATATGGCCGGAGCCGAAAAGTTAATCGGCAAAGGGGATATGTTGTTTAGTCCGCAAGGCTCCAACAAACCGATCCGCGTCCAGGGCGCTTTTATCTCTGATAGCGAAGTAGAGGAACTGATGACCTTCATCCGCAAACAAGGTGAGCCTGTATACAATGAAGAGATTCCGGCCTTTGAACCGGCGGTGCAGGATCAAGAAGGAAATCAATCATTCGAAGATGAAATGCTCGAGGAAGCGGTCCGGATGGTTCTGGAGACTGGACAAGCTTCTGTCTCGATGCTGCAGAGGAAATTTCGGATTGGTTACACCCGAGCCGCTAGACTGATTGATACTATGGAAGAGATGAAAGTTGTTGGTCCCAATATCGGCAGTAAAGCACGTGAAATTATTATGACATCAGACCAAGTGTATGCTAGGTACTTTAAAAAATGA